A genomic region of Vampirovibrio chlorellavorus contains the following coding sequences:
- a CDS encoding DUF4127 family protein codes for MPFSHKRVYLIPLDSRPVCYDMPRRLAAAAGLELGMPAPNLLGHLKKPANFKTLSRWVKNHLFENDPLIVALDTIAYGGLIASRVNEDPLETLQQRVQSFFQQIKVDACYAFSSILRIPNYNFDEEEPAYWNQYGQALYQYSAQLHEAGQAEAGDIPEAVLRDFMDRREKNYALNESYLSLLFEGSLDYLTYCQDDTGPFGLNVLEAQHLSQQLQQRKLENAHIQTGADEVAACMLARWMVLQHAEPVKVYPFYSSEAGRHLVAKFDGLPIETVVEKAIRACGAQVAKRSAEADLWVMVHTPEERQGDHCSREQAQLQPEQWDEVQKVLQKALQLGKPIALADVAYANGADPRLMDRLVSQFEDLTGLYGYAAWNTPGNAIGTTVAMGLIRLMAERQNTFNAQAFCQLMLIRLADDWLYQADVRHTVRQSMNGNAHRQAPDETLLNVLMADGLFLLKNRLGLEKQSVHCRYPCQRTFEIEVGLK; via the coding sequence ATGCCTTTCTCCCACAAACGTGTTTACCTTATTCCCCTGGATAGCCGTCCGGTTTGCTACGATATGCCCAGGCGTCTGGCGGCAGCGGCAGGACTAGAGCTGGGTATGCCCGCCCCCAATTTGTTGGGGCACCTGAAAAAACCGGCCAATTTCAAAACGCTGTCCCGCTGGGTGAAAAACCACCTGTTTGAAAACGATCCCCTGATCGTGGCCCTGGATACCATTGCCTATGGTGGCCTGATTGCTTCCCGGGTGAATGAAGATCCGCTGGAGACCTTGCAGCAGCGGGTGCAAAGTTTTTTTCAGCAAATTAAAGTGGATGCCTGCTACGCGTTTTCCTCCATTTTGCGCATCCCCAACTACAATTTTGACGAGGAAGAGCCCGCATACTGGAACCAGTACGGGCAAGCCCTGTACCAGTATTCCGCCCAACTGCACGAAGCCGGACAGGCGGAAGCGGGAGACATCCCGGAGGCGGTGCTGAGGGATTTCATGGATCGCCGGGAAAAGAATTATGCGCTGAACGAGAGCTACCTGAGCCTGCTGTTTGAGGGTAGCCTCGATTATTTGACCTACTGTCAGGATGATACCGGCCCCTTTGGGCTGAATGTGCTGGAGGCCCAACACCTGAGCCAGCAATTGCAGCAGCGTAAGCTGGAGAACGCCCACATCCAGACCGGGGCTGATGAGGTGGCTGCCTGCATGCTAGCCCGCTGGATGGTGTTGCAACACGCTGAACCCGTTAAAGTGTACCCTTTCTACAGTTCGGAAGCCGGTCGCCATCTGGTGGCCAAGTTTGATGGGCTGCCCATCGAGACGGTGGTGGAAAAGGCCATTCGGGCCTGCGGGGCGCAGGTGGCGAAAAGGTCGGCGGAGGCTGATTTGTGGGTCATGGTGCATACCCCGGAAGAACGTCAAGGCGATCATTGCAGCCGGGAGCAGGCCCAGCTCCAGCCCGAGCAGTGGGATGAAGTGCAAAAGGTATTGCAAAAGGCCTTGCAGTTGGGTAAGCCCATTGCCCTGGCCGATGTGGCCTACGCCAACGGGGCCGATCCCCGCTTGATGGACCGGCTGGTGTCTCAGTTTGAGGATTTAACCGGCCTGTATGGCTACGCCGCCTGGAACACCCCGGGCAACGCCATCGGCACCACCGTGGCCATGGGCCTGATTCGGCTGATGGCGGAGCGGCAGAACACCTTTAACGCACAGGCTTTCTGCCAGCTTATGCTGATTCGTTTGGCTGATGACTGGTTGTATCAGGCGGATGTGCGGCACACCGTGCGGCAGAGTATGAACGGCAACGCCCACCGGCAAGCGCCGGATGAAACCCTGCTGAACGTGCTGATGGCCGATGGCCTGTTTCTGCTGAAAAACCGGCTGGGGCTGGAAAAGCAGTCCGTCCACTGTCGTTATCCCTGCCAGCGTACCTTTGAAATTGAAGTGGGCCTGAAATGA
- a CDS encoding TrmH family RNA methyltransferase codes for MSLSSQPLSQKLIKDTAALQQKKHRDAEGLLLVEGRHPIEEAHKAGLTLRHWFILADAPAESLPKESLPKPPFEVNAQQMGKLATTASVPPCLAVYEAPPENKASLVLGDFVVVLDGVQDPGNVGTLIRSALAFGADALILTHDSADPYNPKVIRASAGLVFALPLVALSPNALLSQLQQQGHVIWATTGHGGALPYRQADFRGRCALVLGNEGRGVSDAFLNHPQAHRLIIPMQAAVESLNVGISGSIVLAEAAAQRGS; via the coding sequence ATGAGCCTATCCAGTCAGCCCCTCAGCCAGAAATTAATCAAGGACACCGCCGCCCTTCAGCAAAAAAAGCACCGGGACGCTGAAGGCTTGCTGCTGGTGGAAGGGCGTCATCCCATTGAAGAGGCCCACAAGGCTGGCTTGACCTTGCGGCACTGGTTTATTTTGGCGGACGCTCCGGCAGAGAGCCTGCCCAAGGAGAGCTTGCCGAAGCCCCCGTTCGAGGTTAATGCCCAGCAGATGGGCAAGTTGGCCACCACGGCGTCTGTGCCGCCCTGTCTGGCCGTGTACGAAGCGCCTCCAGAAAACAAGGCCTCTCTGGTTTTGGGAGATTTTGTGGTGGTGCTGGATGGGGTGCAAGATCCGGGCAATGTGGGCACCCTGATTCGTTCCGCGCTGGCCTTTGGGGCCGATGCCCTCATACTGACCCATGACAGTGCCGATCCTTACAACCCCAAGGTCATTCGGGCCTCCGCCGGACTGGTATTCGCCCTGCCCTTGGTTGCATTGTCTCCCAATGCCCTGTTGTCCCAGTTGCAGCAACAAGGACACGTTATATGGGCCACCACCGGCCATGGCGGTGCTTTGCCCTATCGTCAGGCCGATTTCCGGGGACGCTGCGCCCTGGTGTTGGGTAATGAGGGCCGTGGGGTCAGCGATGCCTTTCTGAATCATCCGCAGGCTCATCGCCTGATCATTCCCATGCAAGCTGCCGTAGAGTCCCTGAATGTGGGGATTTCCGGCTCCATTGTACTGGCTGAGGCCGCCGCCCAACGAGGATCATAG
- the tatC gene encoding twin-arginine translocase subunit TatC, with translation MDDPVTPPQYFERSGTDPGLTVSASLPEVVSSEAPIDWASLSMPMVDHITELRNRILISAGTLALTLGVGFVYALPLIQVFQGMAPANIRFVQLAPGEVLISSLRVSFYVGFALALPVILYHVLRFVLPGLTDREKGMVTGSIIGGTLLFLAGLVFAYYFVVPSALGFLVDYGQSVAQTQLSIESYIGFCSGLLFMTGLMFELPMVLFLLSFTGLVTSEKLIREWRWAIVLIFIVAAIVTPTQDPFSMSLVGLAMVALYGLSILPIKWVGR, from the coding sequence ATGGACGATCCAGTCACGCCCCCTCAATACTTTGAACGCTCTGGCACCGATCCTGGCCTGACTGTCTCCGCTTCCCTGCCTGAGGTGGTTTCGTCGGAAGCCCCCATCGACTGGGCTTCACTGAGCATGCCTATGGTGGATCACATCACGGAGCTGCGCAATCGGATTTTAATTTCGGCGGGCACACTGGCTCTGACGCTGGGTGTGGGGTTTGTCTACGCTTTGCCCCTCATTCAGGTGTTTCAGGGCATGGCCCCCGCCAACATTCGTTTTGTGCAGCTGGCCCCCGGCGAAGTGTTGATTTCCAGCCTGCGGGTGTCGTTTTATGTGGGCTTTGCCCTGGCCCTGCCGGTGATTTTATACCATGTGCTCCGCTTTGTGCTGCCTGGCCTGACGGATCGGGAGAAGGGCATGGTCACCGGGTCCATTATCGGGGGCACCCTGTTGTTTCTGGCGGGGCTGGTGTTTGCCTACTACTTTGTGGTGCCTTCTGCGCTGGGGTTTCTGGTGGATTACGGGCAAAGCGTGGCCCAAACCCAACTCAGCATTGAGAGCTACATTGGTTTCTGCTCCGGCTTGCTGTTTATGACCGGGCTGATGTTTGAGTTGCCCATGGTGCTGTTTTTGCTGTCCTTTACCGGGTTGGTTACTTCCGAGAAGCTGATTCGGGAGTGGCGCTGGGCCATTGTGCTTATTTTCATCGTGGCGGCCATTGTCACCCCCACCCAGGACCCTTTTTCCATGAGTCTGGTGGGTCTGGCCATGGTGGCCTTGTATGGGCTGAGTATTCTGCCCATTAAATGGGTCGGACGCTGA
- a CDS encoding matrixin family metalloprotease, with protein sequence MNIPPQSRQPQSTGQPPLSLSVGHFRLENLRQSIEQNPLAALNALGAWRGDSIQSPAKAVRWPLEQMPLSVWLPASPVSVNQGFPSPPSLFAALRQWETVTDGLIRFRLMDINTETAEQAHIAFGWAQETTKGRDYEVGHANREVQGSRIRRVTITLIQDPLIDGHLSIAQRQSRLLATVLHETGHALGLEHSENSQDVMFYRGWRREQLSHGDIRRIRELYQQGRTQA encoded by the coding sequence ATGAACATTCCTCCGCAGTCCCGGCAGCCCCAGTCCACAGGTCAGCCCCCCCTGTCGCTGTCGGTGGGTCATTTCAGGCTGGAAAACCTTCGCCAAAGCATCGAGCAAAACCCGCTGGCCGCCCTCAACGCACTGGGTGCCTGGCGGGGAGATTCCATACAGAGCCCAGCGAAAGCGGTACGCTGGCCCCTGGAACAGATGCCCCTCAGCGTTTGGCTCCCCGCGTCCCCCGTGTCTGTTAATCAGGGCTTCCCTAGCCCGCCATCCCTGTTTGCCGCCCTGCGCCAGTGGGAGACGGTGACCGATGGCCTGATTCGCTTCCGGCTGATGGATATTAATACCGAAACCGCCGAGCAGGCCCACATCGCGTTTGGCTGGGCCCAAGAGACAACCAAAGGCCGGGATTACGAGGTGGGCCACGCCAACCGGGAGGTACAGGGCAGCCGTATCCGCCGGGTGACCATTACCCTGATTCAGGATCCCTTGATTGACGGGCACCTCTCTATCGCCCAGAGGCAGTCTCGCTTGCTGGCCACCGTGCTGCACGAAACAGGTCATGCCTTGGGGCTGGAGCATTCAGAAAACAGTCAGGATGTCATGTTCTACCGGGGGTGGCGTCGGGAGCAATTGAGTCATGGCGACATCCGGCGGATTCGCGAGCTTTACCAGCAGGGGCGCACTCAGGCCTGA